A single window of Acetohalobium arabaticum DSM 5501 DNA harbors:
- a CDS encoding complex I 51 kDa subunit family protein produces the protein MSEKRYLKELVEADITAGWDYEFLKQAISVGKDKAAEEMEASGLVGRGGAAFPTPLKWSFTKDEEVILICNADEGEPGTFKDRYIMENNPYLLIEGILISAFILRAQQAFIYIRGEYRESIEKVRQAIEDSQEALDLCRENITQDFELKIVEGAGAYICGDETSLINSVEGVRPASRIKPPYPAQDGLFGHPTIVNNVETLTNLPFIIRDGGEKYAEMGVENSCGTKLIAISGKVNQPGVYEIEMGQVTMNELIYDLAGGIKHGNDLKFVIPGGVSTQILTKDELDVPLDYPSLYEQGSSLGSGAVIVADETVDIVEVAQEAADFFKDETCGTCFPCREGNRQIHYLLKKIANGEGKRDYFELIKKISNATSKSARCGLGETAGNLVVSSIEKLKGEYLQYL, from the coding sequence GTGAGTGAGAAAAGATATCTAAAAGAACTTGTTGAAGCTGATATAACAGCAGGTTGGGATTATGAATTTTTGAAGCAGGCTATCTCTGTTGGTAAAGACAAGGCAGCCGAGGAAATGGAAGCATCGGGCTTAGTCGGTCGCGGAGGTGCAGCTTTTCCTACTCCTTTGAAGTGGTCATTTACTAAAGATGAAGAGGTAATCTTAATCTGTAACGCTGATGAGGGAGAACCAGGAACCTTTAAAGACCGTTATATAATGGAAAATAACCCTTATTTATTAATCGAAGGAATCTTGATTTCAGCCTTTATTTTAAGAGCCCAGCAGGCCTTTATCTATATTAGAGGAGAATATAGAGAGTCAATTGAAAAGGTACGCCAGGCTATTGAAGATAGTCAGGAAGCTTTGGATTTATGCCGCGAAAATATAACTCAGGACTTTGAGTTAAAAATAGTTGAAGGAGCTGGAGCCTATATCTGTGGTGATGAAACTTCATTGATCAATTCTGTTGAGGGAGTTAGACCGGCTTCACGGATTAAGCCTCCTTATCCGGCCCAGGACGGATTATTCGGCCATCCTACTATCGTCAATAATGTCGAAACTCTAACTAACCTTCCCTTCATTATCAGAGACGGCGGTGAGAAGTATGCTGAGATGGGGGTTGAAAATAGCTGTGGAACTAAGCTGATTGCCATCAGCGGTAAAGTTAATCAGCCCGGTGTTTATGAGATTGAAATGGGTCAAGTAACGATGAATGAATTGATTTATGATTTAGCCGGTGGAATTAAGCATGGTAATGACTTGAAGTTTGTAATTCCTGGTGGAGTTTCTACTCAGATCTTAACTAAGGATGAACTTGATGTACCGCTGGATTATCCGAGTCTCTATGAACAGGGTTCTTCTTTAGGTTCAGGAGCAGTTATTGTAGCTGATGAAACAGTGGATATAGTAGAAGTAGCCCAGGAAGCAGCTGACTTCTTTAAAGACGAAACTTGTGGAACCTGCTTTCCCTGCCGGGAAGGAAATAGACAGATTCATTATCTGCTAAAGAAGATAGCTAATGGCGAAGGTAAAAGAGATTATTTCGAATTAATTAAAAAGATTTCAAATGCCACTAGTAAATCAGCTCGCTGTGGATTAGGAGAGACGGCTGGAAATCTGGTTGTGAGCAGTATCGAAAAGTTGAAAGGCGAATACCTGCAATATTTATAA
- a CDS encoding NADH-dependent [FeFe] hydrogenase, group A6 has protein sequence MIKLKINNEEIEVEEGTTILKAAEELGYKIPTLCYQEDLSITGSCRICVVEIKGQQKLVPSCATAVEEGMEIITNSEEVKQVRRDIFELIIANHPFDCKLNCLTCARHGDCELQEVAQVIGVEEIEYEFIEKEWDTDTTSPSVMRENTKCITCGRCVKTCEEIQHAGVLTLTNRGPATEVSTFMDKGMGNVDCTNCGQCLTACPTGAIHEVYRINEVISALHDPDKHVVVQTAPAVRVALGEEFDMESGINTEGKMVTAMKKMGFDKVFDTNFTADLTIMEEGFEFIDRLKNDGPLPLITSCSPGWIKFAEHNYSDLLDNISSCKSPQQMFGALTKSFYPEKVDVDPADVVSVSIMPCTAKKFEAEREEMTDTGYQDVDHVLTTRELAEMIKEYGLNFVNLKEEEYDDPFGISTGAAVIFGATGGVMEAALRTAYEVLTEEELGNVDLEMVRGFEGIKEAEVDINGQTVKVAVASGLENAHQLLKHKDDYHFIEIMACPGGCLNGGGQPISNDSDVLEKRREGLYNTDKEREFRKSHENPAIQKLYDDYLEEPLSEVSHKYLHTHYHKREE, from the coding sequence ATGATAAAGCTAAAAATCAATAATGAAGAGATAGAAGTAGAAGAGGGAACGACGATCTTGAAGGCGGCTGAAGAGTTAGGGTATAAGATACCTACTCTCTGCTATCAAGAAGATTTAAGCATTACCGGCAGCTGTCGGATCTGTGTCGTTGAGATCAAAGGTCAACAGAAGCTGGTTCCATCCTGTGCTACGGCTGTAGAAGAGGGAATGGAGATTATAACTAATTCGGAGGAAGTCAAGCAAGTTAGACGGGATATCTTTGAGTTAATCATTGCTAATCATCCCTTTGACTGTAAATTAAACTGTCTTACCTGTGCTAGACACGGAGACTGTGAACTACAGGAGGTAGCCCAGGTAATCGGGGTAGAGGAAATCGAGTATGAATTCATCGAAAAGGAATGGGATACAGATACTACTTCTCCTAGTGTAATGCGGGAGAATACAAAATGTATTACCTGCGGTAGATGTGTCAAAACCTGTGAAGAGATTCAGCATGCTGGAGTATTGACTTTAACTAATCGAGGTCCAGCAACTGAAGTATCTACCTTTATGGACAAAGGAATGGGTAATGTAGACTGTACCAACTGTGGTCAGTGCTTGACAGCCTGTCCAACCGGTGCAATTCATGAAGTGTATCGAATTAATGAAGTTATTTCTGCTTTACATGATCCAGATAAGCATGTAGTAGTCCAGACGGCACCGGCGGTTAGAGTTGCCTTAGGCGAAGAATTCGATATGGAATCTGGAATTAATACTGAGGGTAAGATGGTTACCGCAATGAAGAAGATGGGCTTTGATAAAGTCTTTGATACTAACTTTACCGCAGACTTAACGATTATGGAAGAAGGCTTTGAATTTATCGATAGATTAAAGAATGACGGTCCACTACCATTAATTACTTCCTGTTCTCCCGGCTGGATTAAGTTTGCCGAGCATAATTATTCTGATTTGTTGGATAATATCTCCAGCTGCAAATCACCACAGCAGATGTTCGGAGCTTTAACTAAAAGCTTCTATCCGGAGAAGGTAGATGTTGATCCGGCTGATGTAGTCTCGGTTTCCATTATGCCCTGTACGGCTAAGAAGTTTGAGGCTGAACGGGAAGAAATGACTGATACAGGATATCAGGATGTTGATCATGTCTTAACTACTCGAGAATTAGCTGAGATGATTAAAGAATACGGCCTTAATTTTGTTAACCTAAAAGAAGAAGAATATGATGATCCGTTTGGTATTTCTACTGGAGCAGCAGTTATCTTTGGTGCTACAGGAGGAGTTATGGAAGCTGCTCTGAGAACTGCTTATGAAGTATTGACCGAAGAAGAATTAGGTAATGTAGATTTAGAAATGGTGAGAGGCTTTGAAGGAATCAAAGAAGCAGAAGTAGATATTAATGGGCAGACAGTTAAGGTAGCAGTAGCCAGTGGTTTGGAGAATGCTCACCAGCTGCTGAAGCACAAAGATGACTATCACTTTATAGAGATTATGGCCTGTCCCGGCGGCTGTCTCAACGGCGGTGGTCAGCCGATTTCTAATGATTCCGATGTTTTAGAGAAGAGAAGAGAAGGACTATATAATACTGATAAAGAGCGAGAATTTAGAAAGTCGCACGAAAATCCGGCTATTCAAAAGCTTTATGATGATTATCTAGAAGAGCCGTTAAGTGAAGTTTCGCATAAATATCTCCACACTCACTATCATAAAAGAGAGGAATAA